In the genome of Massilibacillus massiliensis, one region contains:
- a CDS encoding ParA family protein, whose translation MKIVSIANLKGGVGKSTTAINMAYVLAEKGKKVLIADNDIQSNVSAFFDHKEIQPNITDVFMSGGDIATLRAAIKETKYKNLSILPSTMDLAEANIELAKNSEVEILRDCLRSLENDFDYIIIDNAPNMTPNVINAIIASDHIIVPTEIDCFGLDGLDKIKEQVRIAKASELNDNIEIVGVLITKYNGRTKMDREGAQHLRQDKQNKLFESMIHLTVKVKESTFQQIPIVRYAKRNRAAVDYIAFVDEYLEREGK comes from the coding sequence ATGAAAATTGTAAGCATAGCAAACTTGAAGGGCGGCGTTGGAAAATCTACGACAGCAATCAACATGGCGTATGTTTTAGCTGAAAAGGGTAAGAAGGTGTTGATCGCGGACAATGATATTCAAAGTAATGTATCAGCCTTTTTCGATCATAAAGAAATACAGCCAAACATAACCGATGTATTTATGTCCGGCGGTGACATAGCAACCTTGCGGGCGGCAATAAAAGAAACAAAGTATAAAAATTTAAGTATTCTACCTTCGACAATGGATTTGGCAGAAGCCAACATTGAACTTGCAAAAAATAGTGAAGTAGAAATTTTGCGGGATTGCTTGCGTAGTTTAGAGAATGATTTTGACTACATTATCATTGACAACGCCCCAAATATGACACCGAACGTGATCAATGCGATTATTGCGTCAGATCATATCATTGTGCCGACTGAAATAGATTGTTTTGGATTGGATGGATTGGACAAGATCAAAGAACAAGTACGGATTGCTAAAGCAAGCGAGTTAAATGACAATATAGAAATTGTGGGCGTTTTGATCACAAAATATAACGGTCGCACCAAGATGGACAGAGAAGGGGCGCAGCACTTACGGCAGGACAAGCAAAATAAGCTGTTTGAAAGTATGATCCATTTAACCGTCAAAGTGAAAGAATCCACCTTTCAGCAAATTCCTATCGTGCGCTATGCCAAACGAAACAGGGCGGCGGTAGATTACATAGCTTTTGTAGACGAATATTTAGAAAGGGAAGGTAAATAA
- a CDS encoding ParB/RepB/Spo0J family partition protein → MAFDMLAAMGKRTTTATKSIVMLDIKQLKPNKKNFYRVSNDPDIEKENQSVKATIEMYGVLQPLIVNPPDGHGKHKIIAGERRYAICKALTEEGKNQFKMLPCIISPSLSEEDEQIQLIVTNYHREKNLAEKMEEVRQLSELLQKKKDRGEKIPGKLQNIIAECLNVSKSEVGRLQQIDKNLDPELKEAVKKNDLSMTTAVELSKLSAEDQKAIYEKTGGKVTTKEVKEYQEKALAEPENMNIDGFEPMPAPEEHSITEELILPKSHKTQAKIRIKYFSEDGKYRYGIDCQTRNSGYVYSPSMYKKPYNTKEEARAAALNEMAAWNEEIKKSLISVGYIEKSVKEESKQVAESKSSIDQDIAAAKYVMNLLGKNLDRCSKLEAIEKENGNEAAAKLERCKVNYMNKVLGRVKQDLFDMTGNDIFKE, encoded by the coding sequence ATGGCATTTGATATGTTGGCAGCAATGGGCAAAAGAACAACGACGGCAACAAAATCTATAGTTATGCTTGACATCAAGCAACTAAAACCAAATAAAAAGAATTTTTATCGTGTATCCAATGATCCTGATATTGAAAAAGAAAATCAGAGCGTTAAGGCAACAATTGAAATGTACGGTGTATTACAACCACTTATAGTAAATCCGCCAGACGGACATGGAAAGCACAAAATAATTGCTGGCGAACGCCGTTACGCTATATGTAAAGCACTTACCGAAGAAGGGAAAAATCAATTTAAAATGCTGCCTTGCATAATTTCACCGTCGTTAAGTGAAGAAGACGAGCAAATACAGCTTATCGTCACCAATTATCATAGAGAAAAGAATCTTGCAGAAAAAATGGAAGAAGTTCGTCAATTGTCAGAGCTTCTACAAAAGAAAAAAGACCGGGGCGAGAAAATACCGGGCAAACTGCAAAATATTATTGCCGAATGTCTCAATGTATCCAAGTCAGAAGTTGGGCGGCTGCAACAAATTGATAAAAACCTAGACCCGGAACTAAAAGAAGCCGTTAAGAAAAATGATCTAAGCATGACTACCGCTGTAGAGCTTTCCAAGTTGTCAGCAGAAGATCAAAAAGCTATATATGAAAAAACTGGCGGCAAGGTAACTACGAAAGAAGTAAAAGAATATCAAGAAAAAGCCCTAGCAGAGCCTGAAAACATGAACATAGACGGCTTTGAACCAATGCCAGCACCGGAGGAACATAGTATTACGGAAGAATTAATTTTGCCTAAAAGCCACAAAACGCAGGCAAAAATAAGAATAAAATACTTTTCAGAGGATGGAAAGTATAGATACGGAATTGATTGCCAAACAAGGAATAGTGGATACGTCTATTCACCATCAATGTATAAAAAACCTTATAATACAAAAGAAGAAGCTCGGGCGGCGGCACTAAACGAAATGGCGGCATGGAATGAAGAAATAAAAAAATCGCTAATTTCTGTTGGATATATAGAAAAATCTGTAAAAGAAGAATCTAAGCAAGTAGCGGAAAGCAAAAGTTCTATTGATCAGGATATAGCGGCAGCGAAGTACGTCATGAATCTGCTTGGGAAAAATTTAGATAGGTGCAGTAAGCTGGAAGCTATTGAAAAGGAAAATGGGAACGAAGCAGCTGCGAAACTTGAACGTTGCAAGGTGAACTATATGAATAAAGTCCTTGGGCGGGTAAAGCAAGACCTGTTTGATATGACAGGGAATGACATATTTAAAGAATAA
- a CDS encoding ASCH domain-containing protein: MKAITILEPWASLIACGAKKIETRSWRTHYRGKIAIHAAKSLKAWHMNLAWEEPIFSALKEHGYVETSAEGNTCISYEGLGCVIAIADLVDCARVTCRANLKIGNQEVGKAILENDMIVTGKELAFGDFTYNRYAWKLDNVQPITPIAAKGQQRLWNWDIPDDYFLENFYMGGNKNE; this comes from the coding sequence ATGAAAGCAATAACGATATTAGAGCCGTGGGCGAGTCTTATTGCCTGTGGTGCTAAAAAGATAGAGACGCGGAGTTGGAGGACGCATTATAGGGGCAAAATTGCAATTCATGCAGCAAAAAGTTTAAAAGCATGGCATATGAATTTAGCTTGGGAAGAACCGATATTTTCGGCTTTAAAAGAACACGGATATGTAGAAACAAGTGCAGAAGGAAATACGTGTATTAGCTATGAAGGTCTTGGATGTGTAATTGCGATAGCGGATTTAGTAGATTGTGCAAGAGTAACATGCAGAGCAAACTTAAAAATTGGTAATCAAGAAGTTGGAAAAGCAATATTGGAAAACGATATGATCGTAACAGGAAAGGAACTTGCATTCGGTGATTTTACCTATAATAGATATGCATGGAAATTAGATAATGTACAGCCTATAACGCCGATTGCGGCGAAAGGGCAGCAACGACTATGGAATTGGGATATACCAGATGATTATTTTTTAGAAAATTTCTATATGGGAGGAAACAAAAATGAGTAA
- a CDS encoding DUF1492 domain-containing protein, with protein MGLTKKDHEEIENLFNKAVSFGRRQSTERDTYRRTERSLRAYPILKENIKRYELDIKDIAKEDMRTSKDFVLYLANSGGSEKMDIEDIREAKILAIRQKIVRDQKKIEEINIALNTIKSDEYYQVIEMIYFEGLKEEEIVEQMHCDRTTVYRNRKRLINTISVSLWGADAVQ; from the coding sequence ATGGGATTAACCAAAAAAGATCATGAGGAAATCGAAAATTTATTTAACAAGGCAGTTTCTTTCGGTCGTAGACAATCAACCGAAAGGGATACATACAGACGTACTGAACGGTCATTGCGCGCATATCCGATTTTGAAAGAAAATATCAAGCGTTACGAATTAGATATAAAAGATATTGCCAAAGAGGACATGCGAACCTCAAAAGACTTTGTTTTATATCTTGCTAATTCCGGCGGTAGTGAAAAAATGGATATAGAAGATATCCGGGAAGCGAAAATTTTAGCAATCAGGCAAAAAATAGTCAGAGATCAAAAAAAGATCGAAGAAATTAATATAGCTTTAAACACGATAAAGAGTGATGAATATTATCAAGTGATTGAAATGATCTATTTTGAAGGTTTAAAAGAGGAAGAAATAGTTGAACAAATGCATTGTGATAGGACAACGGTATACCGCAATAGGAAAAGGCTCATAAACACAATCAGCGTGAGTTTATGGGGTGCGGATGCCGTGCAATAA
- a CDS encoding HNH endonuclease, which translates to MAKEFAKAFYNSGAWKKASKTYAASKFFLCEKCGRQGYIVHHKETLTPSNINDPAIALGWNNLMYLCLDCHNAIHGKQDSRQAVFDTNGDMVGIVEAPPNCV; encoded by the coding sequence ATGGCAAAAGAATTTGCAAAAGCATTTTACAACAGCGGCGCATGGAAGAAGGCAAGCAAGACCTATGCAGCTTCTAAATTCTTTTTGTGTGAAAAATGCGGAAGACAGGGCTACATAGTGCATCACAAAGAAACCTTAACGCCGTCAAACATTAATGATCCTGCGATTGCGTTAGGTTGGAACAACCTTATGTATCTATGCCTAGACTGTCACAACGCCATTCATGGCAAGCAGGACAGCAGGCAAGCTGTATTTGATACCAATGGCGACATGGTTGGGATTGTCGAAGCCCCCCCTAATTGTGTGTAG
- a CDS encoding terminase large subunit, whose amino-acid sequence MNKKVVKMISYPLAYNPVIEYFNWINENREKVSSKIFKVYRELVKIIYDSGSEWEYSAKRANHAIEFIENYCKHSKGKAGGSPFMLELWQKALVAATFGFIHKIDGTRKHQEVILIVARKNGKSTLAAAVGLYLQIADLEPGAEVYACATKKDQAKIIWLEAKRMVKKSPALRKRIKPLVAEMTSDFNDSFFKPLGSDSDTLDGLNVHGALLDEIHAWKDKNLYDVIFDGTTAREQPLIFITSTAGTIRESVYDFKYGECEDVINGYDDPGGFKNERLLPIIYELDNRKEWQEPECWHKANPGLGTIKKIDQLKTKVEKAKKNPMLVKNLLCKDFNIRETSSQAWLTFEQLNNQAVFDIPALKPRYGIGGVDLSITTDLTSACVLFMTPGDTTIYYLHMYWLPEDLLESRDKEDKIPYRLWHDLRLLRTTPGNKVNYKFVVEWFIELREIYDIWIPWIGYDSYSATYFVEELKEKFGEECPEQVMQGAKTLSGPLRSLGADLDSKRINYNNNPITKWCLSNVAVIEDRNANLLPCKTSNQRRRIDGFAAMLDAYVTLERHQEEYLNLI is encoded by the coding sequence ATGAATAAAAAAGTCGTCAAAATGATTAGCTATCCGCTTGCGTATAATCCGGTTATTGAATATTTTAACTGGATAAATGAAAACAGGGAGAAAGTTTCAAGTAAGATTTTCAAAGTTTACAGAGAGCTTGTAAAAATAATTTATGATTCAGGTAGCGAATGGGAATATAGCGCTAAAAGAGCGAATCATGCAATTGAGTTTATTGAAAATTATTGCAAACATTCCAAAGGCAAAGCTGGCGGAAGTCCATTTATGCTTGAATTATGGCAAAAAGCATTAGTAGCGGCTACATTTGGATTTATTCATAAAATTGATGGTACACGAAAGCACCAAGAGGTTATTTTAATAGTTGCTAGAAAAAATGGAAAATCAACTCTTGCAGCGGCTGTAGGGTTATATCTACAGATTGCAGATTTAGAACCGGGAGCGGAAGTATACGCTTGTGCAACGAAAAAAGATCAGGCAAAAATAATATGGCTTGAAGCGAAAAGAATGGTTAAAAAGTCACCTGCACTACGAAAAAGAATCAAACCTTTAGTAGCAGAAATGACGTCTGATTTTAATGATTCTTTTTTTAAACCTCTTGGCAGTGATTCAGATACGTTAGATGGTTTAAATGTACACGGTGCGTTATTGGATGAAATACACGCTTGGAAGGATAAAAATTTATATGATGTAATTTTTGATGGTACAACAGCAAGAGAACAACCTTTGATTTTTATTACTTCTACAGCCGGAACGATTAGAGAATCAGTATATGATTTTAAATATGGTGAATGCGAAGACGTTATAAATGGTTATGACGATCCGGGCGGGTTTAAAAATGAAAGGCTTTTGCCAATTATTTACGAGTTAGACAATAGAAAAGAATGGCAAGAGCCAGAATGTTGGCATAAAGCGAATCCGGGACTTGGCACTATAAAAAAAATAGATCAGTTGAAAACAAAGGTTGAAAAGGCGAAAAAAAATCCTATGCTGGTAAAAAATCTTTTGTGTAAGGATTTTAATATCAGAGAAACATCGTCGCAAGCATGGCTTACTTTTGAGCAACTCAACAATCAAGCTGTATTTGATATTCCGGCATTAAAGCCACGCTATGGGATTGGTGGCGTTGACCTTTCGATTACTACAGACCTTACAAGCGCATGTGTTTTGTTTATGACGCCAGGGGATACCACAATATATTACTTACACATGTATTGGCTACCAGAGGATTTACTTGAGTCGCGGGATAAAGAAGATAAAATACCATACAGATTATGGCATGATTTGAGGCTATTGCGGACAACTCCGGGAAATAAAGTAAATTATAAATTTGTCGTAGAGTGGTTTATTGAATTACGAGAGATTTATGATATTTGGATTCCTTGGATTGGCTATGACAGTTATTCGGCAACGTATTTTGTGGAGGAGCTAAAAGAAAAATTTGGAGAGGAATGCCCGGAACAAGTCATGCAGGGAGCAAAAACCTTATCGGGTCCATTACGGTCTTTAGGTGCTGACCTTGATTCTAAGCGAATTAATTACAATAACAATCCTATTACCAAATGGTGCCTTAGCAATGTTGCTGTAATTGAGGATAGAAATGCAAATTTACTGCCTTGTAAAACGAGTAATCAGCGACGGCGTATCGATGGATTTGCTGCAATGCTTGATGCTTATGTAACATTAGAACGGCATCAGGAAGAATATTTAAACTTAATTTAG
- a CDS encoding phage portal protein → MWLINKLTGVFNRSPTVVRYQLVTDRGNGFYSWNGKLYKSDIVRSCIRPFYKSIGKLLAKQIRQSGTDLKINPDLYVKLLLEEPNPYMTGQMLQEKLAIQFKLNNNAFAFINRDDNGFAIEIYPIPAIAVEAVYDAQYQLYFKFAFQNGRTATFSYEDVIHLRQDYYNNDIFGDGNQDVLAGLMEIVTTIDQGIIKAIKNSAVIKWLLKFKGVIRPEDIQAQTKKFVDDFLKITDSADNSIAGAAGTDSKADVEQVQPTDYVPNASQMDKTVQRIYNYFGTNEKIIQSKFNEDEWNAYFEAEIEPFSIQSSNEFTRKLFSRRERSFGNRIIFEASSLQYASMKTKLNLMQMVDRGALTPNEWRLVLNMAPIEGGDKPIRRLDTAVINQLFEGFKAHERQLEDIKNLLAVISKGGDENS, encoded by the coding sequence TTGTGGTTAATAAATAAGTTAACAGGAGTTTTTAACCGTTCGCCGACTGTCGTTAGGTATCAGCTAGTTACAGATCGCGGGAACGGTTTTTATTCGTGGAATGGAAAGCTTTATAAATCCGATATTGTGCGAAGTTGCATAAGACCGTTTTATAAATCCATAGGTAAACTACTTGCAAAACAGATTCGCCAAAGTGGTACAGATTTAAAAATAAATCCGGATTTGTATGTAAAGTTGTTGCTTGAAGAACCAAACCCGTACATGACGGGGCAAATGTTACAAGAAAAGTTGGCAATACAGTTTAAATTAAATAACAATGCATTTGCTTTTATTAACCGGGATGATAACGGGTTTGCAATAGAGATATATCCAATTCCGGCAATTGCAGTAGAGGCTGTTTACGATGCACAATATCAGCTTTATTTTAAATTTGCATTTCAAAACGGAAGAACAGCAACTTTTTCGTATGAGGATGTAATTCATTTACGGCAGGATTATTACAACAATGATATTTTTGGTGATGGCAATCAAGACGTTTTAGCGGGGTTAATGGAGATTGTTACAACAATTGATCAGGGAATCATCAAAGCAATTAAAAATAGTGCTGTAATAAAGTGGTTACTCAAATTTAAAGGAGTAATACGTCCAGAAGATATTCAAGCACAAACTAAAAAGTTTGTTGATGATTTTCTAAAAATAACTGATAGCGCTGATAATTCCATAGCAGGGGCGGCTGGAACTGATTCAAAGGCAGACGTTGAGCAAGTGCAACCAACTGATTATGTGCCTAATGCTTCGCAAATGGATAAAACCGTGCAACGTATTTATAATTATTTCGGCACAAATGAAAAAATCATTCAATCAAAATTTAATGAAGATGAATGGAATGCATACTTTGAGGCTGAAATTGAGCCATTTTCCATACAATCGTCAAATGAATTTACAAGAAAACTTTTTTCGAGACGTGAACGCAGTTTTGGAAATCGGATTATTTTTGAAGCTAGTAGTTTGCAATATGCCAGCATGAAAACAAAGCTGAATTTAATGCAAATGGTAGATAGAGGGGCATTGACACCTAATGAGTGGCGTTTAGTTTTAAATATGGCACCAATTGAGGGTGGAGATAAACCTATTAGAAGGCTTGATACAGCGGTTATTAATCAATTATTTGAGGGGTTTAAAGCACATGAAAGGCAATTAGAAGATATCAAGAATTTGTTAGCTGTAATTAGTAAAGGGGGTGATGAAAATTCCTAA
- a CDS encoding head maturation protease, ClpP-related, whose protein sequence is MKIPKLQIRGVIIPNNYQEIYDYFGIEATSPKNVSNFLQALAGESVDVEINSPGGDVYSGSEIYTTLKAYQGTINIRIVGMAASAASVIAMAGDTIYISPTAQIMIHNVSSYAGGDYRDMQHAADVLKGMNMSICNAYLLKTGIEKETLLDLMNKETYMNAQQAKELGFADEILFDNENKLVASACPSVLLPPEVINKVRNLLVGQKNNDRMEALAEKERLELLKLRGKINE, encoded by the coding sequence ATGAAAATTCCTAAGTTGCAAATTAGGGGCGTTATAATTCCAAATAACTATCAGGAAATTTATGATTATTTCGGAATTGAAGCAACAAGTCCTAAAAATGTGAGCAATTTTTTGCAGGCTCTAGCAGGTGAAAGTGTCGACGTTGAAATTAATAGCCCGGGTGGCGATGTTTATTCTGGATCAGAAATATACACAACATTAAAGGCATATCAAGGCACTATCAATATTAGAATTGTGGGAATGGCAGCCAGTGCCGCAAGTGTTATTGCTATGGCTGGTGATACTATTTATATTTCACCGACAGCGCAGATCATGATTCATAATGTTTCAAGTTATGCAGGTGGGGATTATAGAGATATGCAGCATGCTGCCGATGTTCTTAAGGGCATGAATATGTCAATATGTAACGCCTATTTATTAAAGACTGGTATAGAAAAAGAGACTTTACTGGATTTAATGAATAAAGAAACATACATGAATGCACAGCAGGCGAAGGAACTTGGTTTTGCTGACGAAATACTTTTCGATAATGAAAATAAACTTGTCGCAAGTGCCTGTCCTTCTGTATTGTTACCACCAGAGGTAATAAATAAGGTGCGGAATTTATTAGTTGGACAAAAAAATAATGATCGAATGGAAGCTCTAGCCGAAAAGGAACGGTTAGAGCTTTTAAAATTAAGGGGGAAAATAAATGAATAA
- a CDS encoding phage major capsid protein, whose product MNKEKYLAKRNELLIQAENFINEGKIKEAQEIRNQIEKLDTDFEDAAKEMANLSALQKGTVVLNLVNKSVKPNGMQTVDQIGFNGQNQNKEEFTAEEKKLYKNAFAKHLMGVSQDKDESEMFSRMNTKFSNAVQTEAAHTVLVPETVRDQIWQEIGEAHPILNDLAMTFVPGDLTLIKEENSLSNADGSNEEDEAGDDDELDFGELNLTGCELSKAITISWKLKKMSMDAFLTYITKKIAEKMGNGLAKWVVEGKGKPGTNDTWKPQARGIAVALEAETSTPQVISYSDSDPIVYKKLTAALAKMKSGYLSGAAIYAQNDMIWNVLANIVDGVGRPIFVPDANAGGVGRILGLPVKEEDAVSKGEIVIGNVGKGYAINANENITMYQEDHVKPRKTDYMGYAIIDGDVLTTKAFVLIKKN is encoded by the coding sequence ATGAATAAAGAAAAGTATTTGGCTAAAAGGAATGAATTACTTATTCAGGCTGAAAATTTTATCAATGAAGGAAAGATTAAAGAAGCCCAAGAAATCCGGAATCAAATAGAAAAATTGGACACGGATTTTGAAGATGCAGCTAAAGAAATGGCAAATTTATCTGCATTGCAAAAGGGAACTGTTGTATTAAACCTTGTCAATAAGTCAGTAAAACCTAATGGCATGCAAACAGTAGATCAAATAGGGTTTAATGGTCAGAATCAGAATAAAGAAGAGTTTACCGCCGAAGAAAAAAAGCTATATAAGAATGCATTTGCAAAGCACTTGATGGGCGTTTCACAGGATAAAGACGAAAGTGAAATGTTTTCCCGTATGAACACTAAATTTAGTAATGCAGTGCAAACCGAAGCAGCGCATACGGTTTTAGTTCCTGAAACCGTAAGGGATCAGATTTGGCAAGAGATAGGAGAAGCACATCCTATTTTAAATGATTTGGCTATGACTTTTGTTCCGGGAGACTTGACGTTAATCAAGGAAGAGAATTCATTGAGCAATGCAGATGGATCAAATGAGGAAGACGAAGCGGGGGACGATGATGAACTTGACTTTGGTGAATTAAATTTAACAGGCTGTGAATTGTCAAAGGCGATTACAATTAGTTGGAAATTAAAGAAAATGTCAATGGATGCTTTTTTGACGTACATAACTAAGAAAATTGCTGAAAAAATGGGGAATGGTCTGGCTAAATGGGTTGTTGAAGGGAAAGGAAAGCCTGGAACAAATGATACTTGGAAACCACAGGCAAGAGGTATAGCCGTTGCATTAGAAGCGGAGACTTCTACTCCACAAGTCATTTCTTATTCAGATAGCGATCCGATCGTTTATAAAAAATTGACGGCGGCACTTGCGAAAATGAAATCAGGTTATTTAAGTGGCGCGGCTATCTATGCACAGAATGACATGATATGGAATGTACTTGCTAATATTGTTGATGGAGTTGGTCGACCTATTTTTGTACCTGATGCAAATGCAGGCGGTGTAGGAAGAATTTTAGGATTGCCAGTTAAAGAGGAAGATGCTGTTTCAAAAGGGGAAATTGTGATTGGTAATGTTGGAAAGGGATATGCAATTAATGCTAATGAGAATATCACAATGTACCAAGAAGATCATGTAAAACCTAGAAAAACCGACTATATGGGATATGCCATTATTGATGGTGATGTATTGACGACGAAAGCATTTGTATTGATAAAAAAAAATTAA
- a CDS encoding X2-like carbohydrate binding domain-containing protein, producing MDKKKLNTVSLENATFSKAAAADVVLTVSGNAVSNVKNGSAIVNVDNYTVADGKVIFKKEYLATLANGDKKITVVMASGDSLSVIITITD from the coding sequence ATTGATAAAAAAAAATTAAATACCGTAAGCCTTGAAAATGCTACATTCAGTAAAGCCGCTGCCGCTGACGTAGTGCTTACAGTATCAGGTAACGCAGTGAGTAATGTAAAAAATGGTAGTGCCATTGTAAATGTTGATAATTATACTGTCGCAGACGGAAAGGTGATTTTTAAGAAAGAATATTTGGCTACGTTAGCAAATGGTGATAAAAAAATCACTGTCGTTATGGCGTCAGGCGATAGTCTGAGTGTAATTATTACGATTACAGATTAG
- a CDS encoding head-tail connector protein, which yields MTLEDVKNYLRIDEDITEDDITIQSLITAAQQYITNQTGKQYADDEIWNVCIELLVSHWYDTRQPNPTKPGTLSEYPHSITAIITHIALCGAYPEEVKI from the coding sequence TTGACATTAGAAGACGTAAAAAATTATTTGCGTATTGATGAAGATATTACCGAAGATGATATCACAATCCAATCGCTTATTACAGCCGCACAGCAATACATCACGAACCAAACGGGCAAACAGTATGCAGATGATGAAATTTGGAATGTCTGCATTGAGCTACTTGTCTCCCATTGGTACGATACCCGGCAACCAAATCCAACGAAGCCCGGAACTCTTTCTGAATATCCGCACAGCATAACTGCAATTATTACACATATAGCATTATGCGGTGCATATCCGGAGGAAGTAAAAATATGA
- a CDS encoding phage head closure protein, translating to MNAGTLDRKITFYRYEDVENEVGANEQKPVKAFSTWARIEPLRGREYYEAQRVKEVDSFKITTRYRKGVTDDMIIRYGEQQYEIKTVTDPYMRHERLELYCTIKSRGAAANG from the coding sequence ATGAACGCAGGTACATTAGACCGCAAAATTACTTTTTACCGCTATGAAGACGTTGAAAACGAAGTAGGTGCAAATGAACAAAAGCCTGTTAAGGCTTTTAGCACATGGGCGCGCATTGAGCCTTTGCGCGGGCGAGAATATTACGAAGCACAGCGAGTCAAAGAAGTCGACAGCTTCAAGATCACTACACGCTACAGGAAAGGTGTAACGGATGATATGATTATCCGTTACGGTGAGCAACAGTATGAAATTAAAACCGTAACAGATCCATATATGAGACACGAAAGACTTGAATTATATTGCACAATAAAGTCAAGAGGCGCTGCTGCAAATGGCTGA
- a CDS encoding phage tail terminator family protein, which produces MLKQKEILKAAISLLKTKYTCKIYTDEVVEGFKQPCFFIKLIKQRNTETKSITSDSVSLIINYFADAAANKQLAFIDCEDDIDQLFSIGFQVGKRYLHVKSIHAERIGEKQDILQVNISIDYLDSTGYDPDYGYDLMKDLKMNMKNQY; this is translated from the coding sequence ATGTTAAAGCAAAAGGAAATATTGAAAGCGGCTATTTCGCTGCTTAAAACAAAATATACTTGCAAAATATACACGGATGAAGTTGTAGAAGGCTTCAAGCAACCGTGTTTTTTTATTAAGTTGATAAAACAGCGAAATACTGAAACGAAAAGTATTACTAGCGATAGCGTAAGTCTAATAATTAATTACTTTGCCGATGCAGCCGCAAATAAACAGCTTGCTTTTATTGATTGCGAGGATGATATTGACCAGCTATTTAGTATTGGCTTTCAGGTAGGCAAGAGGTATTTACATGTAAAATCTATTCACGCCGAGCGGATCGGCGAGAAGCAGGACATTTTGCAGGTGAATATCAGTATAGATTACTTAGATTCAACGGGATATGATCCCGATTATGGATATGACCTTATGAAAGATTTAAAAATGAATATGAAAAATCAGTATTAA